In the genome of Brachypodium distachyon strain Bd21 chromosome 3, Brachypodium_distachyon_v3.0, whole genome shotgun sequence, the window ttagggaaataaataaaatgaacttCTACACAATTACAGAAGCGGAAGAGCACGGGCGCAATATGTTATGTGGGCCGGGCCGCCACTACTAGGCGACGTGCTGCTTCGCTTCGAAGTAAACCGCCGACGAGGAGGGTttgcgctgccgccggcgagagagatcgCCACCGAAACCATGGGGATGGGCCCCGCTCACGTGGTTTGCTAGTGATTCTCCCCTGCGAGTGTGAAGCAGAAGGCTCGAGCTCGGGCGTCATGGCGGTGGAGCACGGAGAGGCGTCTgtggggaagaggaaggcggCAGGGCCGTCGGACGCCCGGCGGGGGTTCCGCGGCGTGCACCGGGCTCCGAGCGGCAAGTACACGGCGCAGATATGGGACCGGCGCCGTGGAGCTCGGCTCTGGCTCGGCACCTTCGGCGCAGCCGAGGACGCCGCCAGAGCGTACGAGGGCCGTGACCAACTTCGAGCAACCAGCGGCTGCCGCCATTGCCAACGACCGCGACGCCACGCTGCTCCTGCGGTCCTGCCACTCCACAGGGTCGTCTTGCGAAGAGACCTTCGGCGGTGAAGAGCCCGACAGAGCATACGACGCGGCGGCCGTCCAGCTGCATCGGGCGGGGGCCAAAACCAACTTCAAGGTCAATCAACCCGTGGCCAGCTGCCGGCATTGCCAATGCCGAGGAGGCCCTGCTCCAGCACGTCTACTGTGGGGACAAGGACGCCATCGTGATGTCTGACAAAGAGACGGGCATTGTCTGCGATGAAGGGGAGCTCTGCTCCGAACACCTGGTGCAGCCGTGGATGATGGGGCAGGTGAACTCCAAAGTTCAGGCCAGAACAAGGGAGCCGGCGAGTCCAGAGTCCTCGATGGAGTTCCATGGTGATCGCCAGCATCTGCTGAATCCGCTGTGGCCCGATTGCTTTGGTACCGCTGAGGAGGCTGCCAGAGGCTACGGCACGAAGGCCATCAAGATGCACCGCGTGGCGGCACAAACCAACTTCAAGCAACCTCTGGCTACCGCTGCTAATGACAGTGGCACCCTCCTCCCCTCCATAAGCTATGATTACACCAGTGATGACCCGCTGCTGGCACTCCTCAACGACTTCCCAGAACAGCCAGCACTCAGCGATTTCCTGGAACAGCCAGTGGTTCTCAACGACTTCCTGGAACAGCCGGGGTTCAACCTTGTTTTGGACAACATCATCCCAGTGGTGCAGCTTGATGATCTCGGGATCAAGTTACCGCCGGCAGGGTGGTAGCTGGTTGAAGACTTCCTGAGCGACATGGACTTTACCTGACGTGGTGGCTTAACAATTGCAAACGTGGAAATGCTCTTGTGTTTGTTGGGGTTGGCTTGCTGCTTATGAATGTTAACAAGTGTGGCTTAACAAACAGGTGCCTGAAATTTTCTTATGCTTCAGTCACTATTTTTGTCCTTTGGATTATCACCAACGGCTGCAATCTATTTTTGACCTTTTGTGGCTAGAATGGAATGTGTTAACATATTTTTCATAAATAGTTCTTCCGCACTATTTAGGGAAAACGGTATGGCCAAGTCAATCATGTGTATGTGAGATCGTGCGGTGTCTAAAACGATAGAAAACAGAGTAAAGTTTGCATTTCAATTGCTTGCTATAACATTAACATGAAATTATGGAGTAGGCAATGAACTTGGATGAACTTAGAGCAAAGTTTGGTCGAAGCTTAGGAAATGCTACATGCATAGCTAGAGAACCAATTCTTGGTGGAGAACCAAACATAGCTTGGGTTAAGAGAGAAGTCTAATCTCATGCATGTTTGGTTGGTGGAAAATCACAATAGGCCGGCTTAGACTTTAGACATCACATGATACCATAAGTTAGTATTGACAGCTGAGATCGTTTTTAGAAATCATTTCCCTCCCAATGTCCATGTTATATTAAGATAGAGGGAGTTGGACTCTCAACTTCCAAGCCAGTATGTTCTAAATTCCTATCCACATCAAGTTAGTTATTAGtaattgccaaaaaaaaattggcattTTGCCGGTGTCTTTTCTAAGTTGTAACGGCTAAAGACTTAGTCACATCCTGTGTCCAGAAAAGGGACGTCGGAATGAATTGAAAAGTACCATTATGCGGTATAATCtggaaatggagggagtactacttaGTTCGGTTGAACGAGGTGTGTGGTCCAATGCGGCAGCAGCTACCTGCAGACAGGAAATATTTACAATTGTTTCAAACAAATATGTAGTTTCTTCCGATGACAAATATGCTCTCTGGACCAGTTAAGTACTTACATTCTACATTTGACCCGTTAAACTGAATTTGTGTTTTTGTCAGTTCAATGACTCCAACAACCATTAGATGCACTGCATTTGGGCCTTTGAGTTCATATTTGTATGCTGGAACTTGCTAAACTGCTTCCTAAAGGACAGAAAAGTACCTCAAGTAGCATTATTTTAGTGATGACCCAGTTTCCCTAGTGACGTACACTGTCTGCACACCACTTTGATATTTAATTTCCCACCGTCTTGTGCCTTCTGTTGTTGTGCTTGtgatgatgtttttttttggggggatAAACTGTGATGTCGAATTAGCAGATACAAGGCATGTAAATCGGATTGAGTAATCCAATTTAATCTACCAATGTAAAGTTGGTACGGAAAATGTATATTCTCTAGTTTCTGCACTGAAACTATGCGTTTTcattgcaaaaagaaaaatgtcttttgaaattattttggtATCTTGATTTCCTTATGTCCTTGTGTAACTTAAACATAATTTGGGGGGAGGAAAAACTAGCTATATTTGACAAACCACATCGACATGCCTCTGTCCAAGTACTCTGAACAATTGAAATAGTGGAACTAAGTTCTCATTTCATATGTTTTTTCGGGTAAGTTTTTGGAAAGATTAGTTTGCAAAATGAACATTTAAGCCCCTTTCTAGTGGCATATATGGTAATTTTATAGACACATCATATATACTGTTTCCTGTTAAAAATCATCCAAAATTTCTGTGAATTTCCACTCACCTATCAGTCCCGTCATTTCCATCATGGGGTTTGTTGCTTGTATAGCCTTTATTGTTTTCTCTCTGTTTTAAAACAAATATGACAACCTGCAAAAAATATTGGACCCTATTCAAGTGAGCACTGTGAGGTCTCAACAAATGTCAAACAACTGCTAATCTCTATGCACTACTGTATGCTAGCTGTCTATCAATTTAATTATGCCAGGTCAAGTCAATGGTGTGTCTGTCTATTTAACTAACGGTACTGGTATTATTTAACCCCCTAAATTTTTCGTTGTAATCAATCGGACGTTGCACAATTCTCTGGTCACTTGAGGCCACGAAGTATAATTTTGCAGAAAGGCCCTCAAATTATTAGGTTTTGTCTAATCTCGCCTGTTTTAATTATTGCAACTAACTGAAAGATGATACCTGGTGGTTAAGGACCTAGGagtggcgggaagcagggggGACATTAACAATCATTAGCTCCGAGCGAAGCCTGGGATTAACAATCATACATGATTATGTAATTGATTTGCGACATTCTCATGTTACAGAAGGTTTCAGCACCCATTGTGCCTATGTTCGCAACAAATCTGGTCATAACAGAGATGGAAGGAGACTCATCTTAGCGTCTTTGGGTTGTGAAGCACAGAtataggaaaaatatatgaTAATATAGAGATGCAGGTGTACTGCAAATGATTGAAAACATAGGAAAAACTACAGAAATGACTGTTTTGATAGATTGCAGGAAAATTGCTGGGATCTATTTCAATTCTTCATGGACAACAATAAAAGTAAGGCCATACTGGATGACCTTTTCCTGCGGCTATAGGATAGAATTGCCATTGCAGGAAAATTTTCTACACATGCCTCTTTGATTCGTAGGATTCCAAAAACTCGAGACTAGGAAGAAGGTATGACTGCAATGTCATGCCATCTCAAACCCTACATGGCTGAAATGATGTTTTTAACCTTTCATTTCAAACAAGTATACGAGTACCAACTATATGGGATACAGAGTCATTTTTAGTTTCGGTTCCAGAATTCAGTTTTAGTATTTTCTTGGCCAAGACAAGTTTAAAACCTTAAGTTAAGACAGTAGGCAGCCTTGCGTGGCAAGAGTTAGCTGACATGACATCTCAGGATTATTCAAACTAGTGTTAGGGCCAATTAGATAGATAGCTTGAGGACTCAAATCAACAAAACAGAAGGCAGGAGGTCCAATTGAACAGAACAGAATATCTTGCTGCTTATAGAGGAAAGAGTTGTCTCTCTGCCGTATTAGATGGGCCAGAGACCTTTTCTGAAACTACCAGAGAAGCCTTTAAGCAGCTTTCTCCTGCTACCACATCCTGAAATATCACATAGCAGAAAGCTTGCTGGTGAGGGGGCCAATGGAGACTGCTCTTGTGGGCGTTGCCACGGGGGTGATAAAGCCGGTCCTGTCCAAGCTCACAGACATGCTGGAGAAAGAGTGTGCCAGGCTCAAAAGTGTGAACCGTAACACCCAATTCTTAAGAGGTGAGATGCGCAGCATGAGTGCCACCCTCCAAATAATCGCAGATTCAGAGGAGCTTGACCGCGAAGTGATAATCTGGAGGGATGATGTCCGTGAGCTGTCCTTTGATATGGAGGATTGCATCGATGACATCATGGCTCGTGTTGACCAAACGCGTGAGAGCTCTACGGGCCTGGACAAGTTCTTTGAAAAGATGAATACGTGGACGAAGCTAAAGGGTCAGCATAAGATGGCAAACATGCTTGAAGAGCTCAAGGCCCGTGCAATTGAGGCAAGCGAGAAGCACAAGAGGTACAATTTTGCCCCGCCAACACATCATTCTGGCCAGTCGGCCATTGACCCCAGGCTGCAAGCGCTTTTCGTGGAGGTTGATAAACTTGTCGGCATGGATGGTCCCAAGGAGCATATCGTTAGGCAGTTAACAAGAGAGAGGGTGGTGGGTTCTTCTGGACAGCTTCAAGTGGTGTCAATTGTTGGTGCTGGAGGGCTTGGTAAGACTACTCTTGCAAACCAAGTCTATCATACCATTAAAAGCCAATTTCCACATGCAGCTTTTGTGTCAATATCTTGTAACCCTGATATAAAAAAGATTTTGAGAGACATTGCCAAAGGAGTGGGGATCAGTGAAAAAACACCGGACGATGATGTGGAGAATCTCATTCATAGACTCAGGGAGCACCTTCAAGATAAAAGGTACGAAAGCTTTAATAATGTATATGTGTGTCAGGGTCACCTTTTTGCACCTCTACTTTCAGCATTGAATACATCTTTGTAATCATGTGGCAGGTACTTTATTGTAATTGATGATTTATGGGACACGGAAGCATGGAAAATTATTAGGCTTGGATTGGTAAATAATGATCATGGGAGCAAAATTATCACTACAACACGTAACATTGCAGTTGCATCGTGTTGTTGTTCACAACAGGGTCATATTTATGAAATGAAACCCCTTAGTTTTGATGACTCCAAAAGGTTGTTTTTCACAAGAGCATTTGGTTCTGACGATTTATGCTATCCCCATCTGGCAGAAGTATCGAAACAGATATTGGAAAAATGTGCTGGTCTACCATTGGCTATTATTACCTTGTCTAGTTTGTTGGCTGATGAGCATGCAGAAGATAAATGGAACAGGGTGCTAGCTATTATTGGTTCTGCACTTGCAAAGGATCCTGGTGCTGATAAGATGACAAAGATATTATCTCTGAGCTACTTTGATCTTCCTCACCATCTGAGAACTTGTTTCTTGTACTTAAGTTTATACCCTGAAGATTATCAAATCAACAAGCAATCTCTGATAAATAAATGGATCGCCGAAGGATTCATTCATGAAATACAAGGTTGGAGCAAACATGAATTAGGGGAAACTTATTTTAATGATCTCATAAACAGAAGCTTGATCCAGCCGATTAATGTAAAGTATGGCCAAACGAAGGCATGTCGAGTTCACGACATCATTCTTGATTTCATCAAATGCAAGGCTGCTCAAGAGAATTTCGTGACTTCATTTGATGATGTAGAGCATAGGGACACTTCAGGTCACAGGCTGGTTCGCAGGCTTTCTGTTAATAGTCTCAAGAATGGAAAGGTTGCATTATTGATAAGCCCGA includes:
- the LOC100832154 gene encoding putative disease resistance RPP13-like protein 3; its protein translation is METALVGVATGVIKPVLSKLTDMLEKECARLKSVNRNTQFLRGEMRSMSATLQIIADSEELDREVIIWRDDVRELSFDMEDCIDDIMARVDQTRESSTGLDKFFEKMNTWTKLKGQHKMANMLEELKARAIEASEKHKRYNFAPPTHHSGQSAIDPRLQALFVEVDKLVGMDGPKEHIVRQLTRERVVGSSGQLQVVSIVGAGGLGKTTLANQVYHTIKSQFPHAAFVSISCNPDIKKILRDIAKGVGISEKTPDDDVENLIHRLREHLQDKRYFIVIDDLWDTEAWKIIRLGLVNNDHGSKIITTTRNIAVASCCCSQQGHIYEMKPLSFDDSKRLFFTRAFGSDDLCYPHLAEVSKQILEKCAGLPLAIITLSSLLADEHAEDKWNRVLAIIGSALAKDPGADKMTKILSLSYFDLPHHLRTCFLYLSLYPEDYQINKQSLINKWIAEGFIHEIQGWSKHELGETYFNDLINRSLIQPINVKYGQTKACRVHDIILDFIKCKAAQENFVTSFDDVEHRDTSGHRLVRRLSVNSLKNGKVALLISPILSHVRSLAVFGDLVQYSLRSFPALRMLDLAECSELENRHLTNIGKLFLLKYLRIGQCQITELPKEIGELRYLETLDISGTRIYKLPSTFTNLKRLVRLYAPRYSSFPYGVIGQMQNLEELEDLGVNKPMVSGVFSELEKSLQEFGQLTKLRTLGVHFHFYSLHLPKSGTQGVEGLERYVGALIASCKVHHLYFNYEYDGLWYPHPLSLEPWCSTTPCSLRKLHITHCFLDKVPKWMSELGNLRELNLCILIMKPKDVAVLGAMPTLVFLELETFYGASRRIFFIHGGFRSLKYLKLIISRCGTAVEFGARSMPKLEHLKLYLKVHKRECVNGAFDFGIQHLSALTKIDISIFGRHNFHVKKRIETAIMTLNRRPTLSFEHTYRGRSQCEHFEEFVNSYGAIYGVPTEMIRSFHAEQDKV